CAAAATAAGAGCTAAGATGCCCTTATTACATATCTCTTCTCAGCACTCTTTTTGTATGTTCTGTGAGTGTTGATTAGCCACATTAGCCACTAGCCGTTCATAGCGCTTTTTTATGAACACGTAAGGGCATGTCGTTGGCCATTTGCATACTGTACAGTCACCTAATGTAATAACTGTACCTTCCTGCAAATTTATTACGGGAAGGTGAAGAAATTATGCTGACATTCACTTACTGTACGTGAGGTTTTCATAAAGTCACGAAGCGCTATTATATTTTTAcggccactagatggtgctaatACACTTTCTTTTCTGGAGTATTTTAGAGCAGCACACCTGTAGGCAAGGTAGTGCAGGCATCCAGACTATccatcactatttttttttcgagaAGCACAGTGGGCGTATTATATAAGTGGGGTATTATTCACAGGAAATGAAAGTATTGACCATATTCAGGCACTTGATTCCGACATCTTACATTGAGATCTTGGGGATCCCCGCAATTGAGCACATGTTCTCAACAATTATCACTTTCACAGTGATAATTGTTAAATTAATTGTTAACTTGAAGTCCAGAGAGTGATGATTCCAATGCTGCCGCCTCTGCTCGTAACAGCAAGCGTTTGGCCAAAAGAGGGTGACACTCACGGGCTTCCTGGGCTCCTCCACCTCCCTGATACTAAGGTTCTCCAGGGGAATAATCCCACGGGGCTCCTTGTCCTGAAACATAAAGTGGAGCAGCAAATGAGATGATGACTGTGTTTTGGCGAGGTGAAATCAATCCGGCCCGTTCCAACCGCTTCCATTCGTGTGCCATTTCACAAGGCACGTGACGAGTCCGAAACGATAGCTAACAGGCTAGCGACCGTACAGTTCTGATGTAACAGCTCATGGTAACATGCAGGCGTGTTGATGTAACACGTAGGCGGTGAGACCAAATCTTCAAGGACGCTCATTCACGAACACAAAAGCAGGCATAGCTAGCAACAAattacagtttgtttgttttttgggggaagaaaataatgtgaagagAATTCATTCAAGCTATAATCATGAACACTAAAGTAAGTGTTATACTGTAACGGCAACATTTTGCTGCTTCCAATCcatgtttagttttgttttttccttttggagTTAGTCGTGCCAGCCCATCAGTCCTCTGATTGGTCAAATTGGTCAGAAGAGGCTGCTGTGGCgatatgcatccactagaaggCGCTATGCCAAAAGGGATCCAAAATTATACAATAAAGCTTTAGTTATAGAgcttgcagctgtaacaaagcattgtacatttaaaatactacgttcaACAAattagaatattgatccatatatacaAGGCGCAagggattataaggcgcactgtcatcttttaggtgtgccttataatgtggaaaatacagtcatTTTAATGTGATAGTGGTGACATGGTAGTCCCCAATGAACAATGTGCGCattgttgttgtcaatgcatcaTAGTAAGAGTTGTGTGTCCACGTCACCGTTGTGTATTCAAAGTAGTAGAGGCAGTTGTCTGTCAGGATGAACCACCTCCTCTTCCAGGTTTTCACTCTGCCTCCTGAGGAGAAGACCAACGGCAAACAGTAGGTCACAAAGTGGCCGAcctatttttttctaaaatgaactttttatttcttatacTATTTGGAGTTTGCGGATGGGGGGGAGATGAGGGGGAATGAGTGTCTCTGGACTTTTGTCCATGCAGGACATTGTAAACGCCTCCATTCATAGCCAAACTCCAGGGAAAGCATCCGTATaggtgtttgtttgctttgaccCAGCTTTTCCACTTTGCACTCCAGCATTTCCTTCCTGTTTTCCTGGCGCCTCACAATAAGCCAACAATATCTGGGCCGCAACTCACTTACGTTCCAATAGACTCCGGCTATTGAAATGTAGCGCAGACAAATTTCCGCTATGCGTATCTAGCCATTTATCCGCTTCACATCCTACGGAGGGGGTATTTTTAGAAAGCTGTCACCTGCAGCGCTGTTGCTCTTACACAGATGCTCTGTTTAGACTGAATAACACATAAGGGTCAATAACAAGAAAGGTGACGATGCTTCCAAGTATGGACGGGGCAGCGGTAAACATTCCCAACGTAAGACGTAAACGTCAATGGGATCATGTCTAAATTACACTCGCATGGGAAAAAACAGGATATAGACGACCAGGTTTTAACTCCATGCTAATGCACACACACTATTGTGAACAGTCTAAGGATTAGTAATCCTCAATTTCATTCTGCAGTCCAAAATAACGAATTAAAAATGTCCTATTTATAACGGCCCGATTACAAACACAGAGATAAATTCCAATAGTGGCCAGGGGTAGTCGTACACTCAACTGAAGATGGGGCATATTCTTTTAACATTTCATCggaaaaaaagtggattttatTGCGGTTCAAAAAGTTAACTGTGTGCCAATGCGAATATATTCCCGTTGGGCTTTGTTTCATTCTCTTGAGGGGAACGCAGAGACACTCATTTAAGGATGGGGTTTATTTGTCACACAGTGACAAATTGAGTCACAAGGTTGGACCGCGCCAACTTGGGGAAATTGGTATTTAACTCTGTCATGCCCCCTGTAACCTGCTAACGTGATAAGCTCTTCCATTGTAGTGTCCGCTGCCCCTGAAATGGTTAAGGTTTCCAACATTTAAAAGTAATGGAATAGGACCCCTTTTGCACCATTGAAAACACTTTGGGGTCACTGAGATGATGTTGGTTGGCATGGCGCAaccatatttttgtatttgaagcAAGATAATATTAGAGCATTTTTTTGCAAACCtaactaacgaaataaaataatgtccaaaaataaaggaTGGGGGAGTACTGATACCATGTATCAGTATGGGATCCGATGCTGGGCTTATTTCAAAGCTGCCCATACCAGGCATTAGTCAAACTGTGTGTCATTGGTTTAATAAAAATTTGACATAACAAATGTAATAGTACTGTAGTATCGGTTACTTGGTATCGGTATCCAAACTCAGGTTACTAGTGCTATCGGTTACTTGGTATCGGTATCCGATTCAGGAATTTAATATTTGATATTCGTACTAGTAACGGATgcctagaaaaaaaattaaacaaaccgttaaaaaaaactacttgtACATGTGCAGTGACATTATTTCGTGTGGCTTCATCGTAACATGCTTGAAATGTTGCGATTCCCTCTCGTTTCTCCTTCACTGTCCTCTCGACTGTGTCCAACGGGTAGGACAGAGTAAAAAGGTATTGATTCAAAAGCAGGCGAGTGACGGGTATTGATGAGAAGAGGAAGGCCAGGAATTAAACGTGGCCACAAACCTAATTTAAGCAGCCAGCCCTCCCTGTCTGGGTTGAAGAACGTGTGCGTCAGGTCATTGCCGTCATCCTCCGGGATCTTAAATGGTTCGCTCTTGATGCTGTCGTACAAATTCTGCACAGCGAtagagcgagaaaaaaaaagccacgttgacttcacattgACCGGATGAGAGCAAACATCCATCCAAGGCAGTGCATTAAAGACGACATTGACAGACTGCGTTTCCCCTTTCAGGCCGCCGAGCAATCATGCTTCATATGTTACTGCTTTGATTTAAAGAGCACGTGGCGCCTGTTTTTCTACTCAAGTCAGGACTAAAgtacacaaaaacagtcacgGGAGGGTGGCTGGACCTGCTTTTACGTCTCGGTGTGTTGCTTCACAACCTTCCGTGGGCTTTTATTGCGGAACATTAGGCGTGATTTCAAAGGTTTGTCATTGATGGTGGAAGCCCCTCACCCTGAGCAGCTCTTCCGGGAGGTCTCCGCCTTCGTTGATGCCACGGTTCATGGAGATGAAACGCTCCACGGGCGGTTTGTCTCGGACGTTGGGGTTGTGCAGGCTGGTGTTCAGCATGATGATAGCAAATGAAAGCACGTAGCAGGTGTCTGTGGAGGTCAAACAGgcatatatattctt
This region of Hippocampus zosterae strain Florida chromosome 17, ASM2543408v3, whole genome shotgun sequence genomic DNA includes:
- the cyth3b gene encoding cytohesin-3 isoform X5, with the protein product MQFLWSFRLPGEAQKIDRMMEAFASRYCQCNPGVFQSSDTCYVLSFAIIMLNTSLHNPNVRDKPPVERFISMNRGINEGGDLPEELLRNLYDSIKSEPFKIPEDDGNDLTHTFFNPDREGWLLKLGGRVKTWKRRWFILTDNCLYYFEYTTDKEPRGIIPLENLSIREVEEPRKPNCFELYNPNHKGQVIKACKTEADGRVVEGNHVVYRISAPTPEEKEEWIKSIKASISRDPFYDMLATRKRRVANKK